The Amycolatopsis sp. DG1A-15b genome window below encodes:
- a CDS encoding nucleotide disphospho-sugar-binding domain-containing protein: MSTGGRRPRAMRVLFVMWGWRTHLHPVAPLAWALRGAGHEVRVLGQPALGPAITELGLTAVAAGPDLDVLPEFRKFVLPAEARPAPEPPADGVPRALKLFARLAAEMAGDAVRFAQAWRPDLVVAEPTAFAGPLVAAALGIPSVRHLYGPDLVARAARFLPGLLEPIGGRLGVGPVDPLAGTTIDPTPSCLHAPGDLPRRLVRYLPCSGPERAEVVLGPVARPRVCVTWGHTMELLGPQYFLAGETARAVAELDVNVVLAVSARQRALLGDLPPSVSVFVDPPLDRLLAHCDVLVSQGGAGSVLTGLAAGLPQVAVGQLPDHLAIARRIEAAGAGRALAAAEFSAATVAGAVFDVLQRSGFAAAARRARLENEDRPAPAELVAELRSLAGR; this comes from the coding sequence GTGAGCACTGGCGGCCGGCGGCCGAGGGCGATGCGCGTGCTGTTCGTCATGTGGGGCTGGCGCACCCACCTGCATCCGGTCGCTCCGCTCGCGTGGGCGCTGCGCGGAGCCGGGCACGAGGTCAGAGTGCTCGGGCAGCCCGCGCTCGGCCCGGCGATCACCGAGCTCGGGCTGACCGCGGTCGCCGCCGGCCCCGACCTCGACGTGCTGCCGGAGTTCCGGAAGTTCGTCCTGCCCGCCGAAGCCCGGCCCGCGCCGGAGCCGCCGGCCGACGGGGTGCCCCGGGCGTTGAAGCTGTTCGCGCGGCTGGCCGCCGAGATGGCGGGCGACGCCGTGCGGTTCGCCCAGGCCTGGCGACCCGACCTCGTGGTCGCCGAACCGACGGCGTTCGCCGGGCCGCTGGTGGCGGCCGCGCTCGGGATCCCGTCGGTCCGCCACCTCTACGGGCCCGACCTGGTGGCGCGGGCCGCCCGGTTCCTGCCCGGCCTGCTGGAACCGATCGGGGGACGGCTCGGTGTCGGGCCGGTCGACCCGCTCGCCGGCACCACGATCGACCCGACACCGTCGTGCCTGCACGCTCCGGGCGACCTGCCGCGGCGGCTGGTCCGCTACCTGCCGTGCTCGGGTCCGGAGCGGGCCGAGGTGGTGCTCGGCCCGGTGGCGCGGCCCCGGGTGTGCGTCACCTGGGGACACACGATGGAACTGCTCGGCCCGCAGTACTTCCTCGCGGGGGAGACCGCCCGCGCGGTGGCCGAACTGGACGTGAACGTCGTGCTGGCGGTTTCGGCGCGGCAGCGCGCGCTGCTCGGGGACCTGCCGCCCTCCGTGTCGGTGTTCGTCGACCCGCCGCTGGACCGGCTCCTCGCCCACTGCGACGTGCTGGTGTCCCAGGGCGGGGCGGGCAGCGTCCTGACCGGGCTCGCCGCCGGGCTGCCCCAGGTCGCCGTGGGGCAGCTGCCGGACCACCTGGCGATCGCGCGGCGGATCGAGGCCGCGGGCGCGGGCCGCGCGCTGGCGGCCGCGGAGTTCAGCGCGGCGACGGTCGCCGGCGCGGTGTTCGACGTGCTGCAGCGGAGCGGGTTCGCGGCGGCGGCGCGCCGGGCGCGGCTGGAGAACGAGGACCGGCCCGCCCCCGCCGAGCTCGTCGCGGAGCTGCGGTCGCTCGCCGGGAGGTGA
- the rfbH gene encoding lipopolysaccharide biosynthesis protein RfbH, protein MADSARSLLLEQVRGYHDAQAPGPEKFVPGETPILSSGAVLDADDRVALVTAALDLRIASGGIAAKFESSFARTLKRRKALLTNSGSSANLLAISALCAPQLGDARLRPGDEVITVAAGFPTTVNPILQHGLVPVFVDIELGTYNTTAERVEAAFSPRTRAIMIAHTLGNPFPVAEIAELAERHGCYLIEDNCDAVGSTYQGRLTGTFGKFSTVSFYPAHHLTMGEGGCLLTSDLKLERLARSLRDWGRDCWCEPGEDDRCLRRFDFSLGTLPPGYDHKYVFSQLGYNLKSTDLQAALGLSQLAKLPDFIEARKQNWRQLREGLDGLPGLLLPEPTPGSDPSWFGFVITVRPDAGFTAGEVIAHLEANAIRTRRLFAGNLTRHPAYLDRPHRISGSLANSDIVTERTFWIGVYPGITPEMIEFVIGTLKEFVATH, encoded by the coding sequence ATGGCCGATTCAGCGAGATCGCTCCTGCTGGAGCAGGTCCGCGGCTACCACGACGCACAGGCCCCCGGGCCGGAGAAGTTCGTCCCCGGCGAAACGCCGATCCTGTCCTCGGGCGCGGTGCTCGACGCGGACGACCGCGTGGCGCTGGTGACAGCCGCGCTCGACCTCCGGATCGCCTCCGGCGGGATCGCGGCCAAGTTCGAGTCGTCGTTCGCCCGGACCCTCAAGCGGCGCAAGGCGCTGCTCACCAACTCGGGCTCGTCGGCGAACCTGCTGGCGATCAGCGCGCTGTGCGCGCCCCAGCTCGGCGACGCCCGGCTGCGGCCCGGTGACGAGGTGATCACCGTCGCGGCCGGGTTCCCGACCACGGTGAACCCGATCCTGCAGCACGGCCTCGTCCCGGTGTTCGTCGACATCGAGCTCGGCACCTACAACACGACGGCCGAACGGGTCGAAGCCGCGTTCTCGCCGCGCACCCGCGCGATCATGATCGCGCACACCCTCGGCAACCCCTTCCCGGTCGCGGAGATCGCCGAGCTCGCCGAGCGGCACGGGTGCTACCTGATCGAGGACAACTGCGACGCCGTCGGGTCGACCTACCAGGGCCGGCTGACCGGGACGTTCGGCAAGTTCTCCACCGTGTCCTTCTACCCGGCCCACCACCTGACCATGGGCGAGGGCGGCTGCCTGCTGACTTCGGACCTGAAGCTGGAGCGGCTGGCGAGGTCCCTGCGCGACTGGGGCCGCGACTGCTGGTGCGAGCCCGGCGAGGACGACCGCTGCCTGCGGCGGTTCGATTTCTCGCTGGGCACGCTGCCGCCGGGCTACGACCACAAGTACGTGTTCTCGCAGCTCGGGTACAACCTCAAGAGCACGGACCTGCAGGCCGCGCTGGGGCTGAGCCAGCTGGCGAAACTGCCCGACTTCATCGAGGCGAGGAAGCAGAACTGGCGGCAGCTGCGCGAAGGCCTCGACGGCTTGCCGGGCCTGCTGCTGCCCGAGCCGACCCCGGGCAGCGACCCGAGCTGGTTCGGGTTCGTGATCACGGTGCGCCCGGACGCGGGCTTCACGGCCGGCGAGGTGATCGCCCACCTGGAGGCCAACGCGATCCGGACCCGGCGGCTGTTCGCCGGCAACCTCACCCGGCACCCGGCCTACCTGGACCGGCCGCACCGCATCTCCGGCTCGCTGGCCAACAGCGACATCGTCACCGAGCGGACGTTCTGGATCGGCGTGTATCCGGGCATCACCCCGGAAATGATCGAGTTCGTCATCGGCACCCTCAAGGAGTTCGTCGCCACCCACTGA
- a CDS encoding BTAD domain-containing putative transcriptional regulator, with product MRFNTLGTFEVTHEDRLLTPTAPKQRSVLALLVLCHGGLVPVTSLIEEIWPENPPASALTTLQTYIYQLRKLFCAAGNSHDGVLVTKPLGYLARIAPGSVDADEFEQLAGTAKNALEAGDPLRASQLLHRATALWRGDALCDVQRGPLLDAHAAKLNEAWLQALGMRVEADLQIGRHHQLVGELRGLIAKYPLHEDLYAKLMLALYRCDRRSQALQVYHEVRRCLDDELGIDPSPTLQRLHQNVLSDSPSLRQVTPVVRAGTAAAPRNIVQAQLPADLSDFTGRTAELAELDRLLTPEGSAGRTFAVTGMTGVGKTVLAVRAAHAARSRFPDGQLFAEFGPGTEPADVLGGFLTDLGVPAADVPAGEAERAKLFRTRTAGGCGLILLDNVSSAAQIRPLLPGGRWVVLATGRRLTGSLPGVVPMLLEPMSTDDGVTLMSKVVTSRNILHERGTVAAVVHRCGGLPVALRALGERLSVNRHWPVTKLAARVIGDDGLRPELQAAGVDLHGPFREDLAALEPRDRQVLTRLCESGLDCFTAKNAVAVVEGSEREAEDALDRLVAANMLRVRVQADGLEFHYSLPPLFKDFCTGTERPSHLLQVVATIPREAETGIAVPG from the coding sequence ATGAGATTCAATACCCTGGGCACCTTCGAGGTGACCCACGAAGACCGGCTGCTCACACCGACCGCACCGAAGCAGCGCAGCGTCCTGGCGCTGCTTGTCCTCTGCCACGGCGGCCTGGTGCCGGTGACCTCGCTCATCGAAGAGATCTGGCCGGAGAACCCGCCGGCGAGCGCACTGACCACCTTGCAGACCTACATCTACCAACTGCGCAAGCTGTTCTGCGCCGCCGGCAACAGCCACGACGGCGTGCTGGTGACGAAACCGCTGGGCTACCTGGCCCGGATCGCGCCGGGAAGCGTCGACGCCGACGAGTTCGAGCAGCTGGCCGGCACCGCCAAGAACGCGCTGGAGGCGGGTGACCCGCTGCGCGCCTCGCAGCTGCTCCACCGGGCGACCGCGCTGTGGCGGGGCGACGCGTTGTGCGACGTCCAGCGTGGACCGCTGCTCGACGCGCACGCCGCCAAGCTCAACGAGGCCTGGTTGCAGGCGCTGGGGATGCGGGTCGAAGCCGACCTGCAGATCGGCCGGCACCACCAGCTGGTCGGCGAGCTGCGCGGGCTGATCGCGAAATACCCGCTTCACGAGGACCTGTACGCGAAGCTGATGCTCGCGCTGTACCGGTGCGACCGGCGGTCGCAGGCGTTGCAGGTCTACCACGAGGTCCGGCGCTGCCTCGACGACGAACTGGGGATCGATCCCTCGCCGACCCTGCAGCGGCTGCACCAGAACGTCCTCTCGGACTCCCCCTCGCTGCGCCAGGTGACGCCGGTGGTGCGGGCGGGGACCGCGGCGGCGCCGCGGAACATCGTCCAGGCGCAGCTGCCCGCGGACCTGTCGGACTTCACCGGCCGGACCGCCGAGCTGGCCGAGCTGGACCGGCTCCTCACCCCCGAGGGGTCGGCCGGCCGGACGTTCGCGGTGACCGGGATGACCGGGGTGGGCAAGACGGTGCTCGCGGTGCGGGCCGCGCACGCGGCCCGGTCGCGGTTCCCGGACGGCCAGCTGTTCGCCGAGTTCGGCCCGGGCACCGAGCCGGCCGACGTCCTCGGCGGGTTCCTGACCGATCTCGGCGTCCCCGCGGCGGACGTGCCCGCGGGCGAGGCCGAGCGCGCCAAGCTGTTCCGCACCAGGACCGCCGGTGGCTGCGGGCTGATCCTGCTCGACAACGTCTCGTCGGCCGCGCAGATCCGGCCGCTGCTGCCCGGCGGCCGCTGGGTGGTGCTGGCCACCGGACGGCGGCTCACCGGCTCGCTGCCGGGGGTGGTGCCGATGCTGCTGGAGCCGATGTCCACCGACGACGGTGTCACGCTCATGTCCAAAGTGGTCACTTCGCGGAACATCCTGCACGAGCGCGGCACGGTGGCCGCGGTGGTCCACCGCTGCGGCGGTCTCCCGGTGGCGCTGCGCGCGCTGGGCGAGCGCCTGTCGGTCAACCGGCACTGGCCGGTGACCAAGCTGGCGGCCCGCGTCATCGGCGACGACGGGCTGCGCCCGGAGCTGCAGGCCGCGGGTGTCGACCTGCACGGGCCGTTCCGGGAGGACCTCGCCGCGCTCGAGCCCCGGGACCGGCAGGTGCTGACCCGGCTGTGCGAGTCCGGACTGGACTGCTTCACGGCGAAGAACGCGGTCGCGGTCGTGGAAGGGAGCGAACGCGAGGCGGAGGACGCCCTCGACCGGCTGGTGGCGGCGAACATGCTGCGGGTCCGGGTCCAGGCCGACGGCTTGGAGTTCCACTACTCCCTGCCGCCCCTGTTCAAGGACTTCTGCACCGGGACGGAACGGCCGTCGCACCTGCTCCAGGTGGTCGCCACCATCCCGCGCGAAGCGGAGACCGGGATCGCCGTCCCCGGCTGA
- a CDS encoding nucleotide disphospho-sugar-binding domain-containing protein encodes MRILVTSYPAVSHLYPMVPLAWGLRAAGHEVRVAAAPSFAAAARRTGLPVLPLGEDVDGTVAWQGFDPRAGDRTERTMRMFRLTAQGWAGALVGVARDWADVVLFDPREYAGPVAAAVAGIPSARVLYGVDHTYAQRAGEWPLLAPLWDERGLGEPDPAGTVTIDPCPAALQLETPGSAWPLRTIPYNGSAVIPRSAAPAGRPRVCLTWGASFGGTTGNLDPVRVALAGLLRCGAEVLVAVARGQRPLLGELPTGVRVLESVPLHTILPGCALVVHQGGAGTALTAAACGVPQLVVPFKGDQVTHAGRVAAAGAGVLLPAAELTPEAVASAAFEVLADAGYTRRAAEIAAENRSRPAPAAVVAQLEFLVG; translated from the coding sequence ATGCGAATCCTGGTGACCAGCTATCCCGCCGTCTCCCACCTCTACCCGATGGTGCCGCTCGCCTGGGGGCTGCGGGCCGCCGGGCACGAGGTGCGGGTGGCGGCGGCGCCGTCGTTCGCGGCCGCGGCGCGCCGCACCGGGCTTCCGGTGCTACCCCTGGGCGAGGACGTCGACGGGACGGTGGCCTGGCAGGGGTTCGACCCCCGCGCGGGCGACCGCACCGAGCGGACGATGCGGATGTTCCGGTTGACCGCCCAGGGCTGGGCCGGCGCGCTCGTGGGGGTCGCCCGTGACTGGGCGGACGTCGTCCTGTTCGACCCGCGCGAGTACGCGGGCCCGGTCGCGGCCGCGGTGGCGGGCATCCCGTCGGCGCGGGTGCTCTACGGGGTCGACCACACCTACGCCCAGCGCGCGGGGGAATGGCCCCTGCTGGCCCCGCTGTGGGACGAGCGGGGCCTCGGCGAGCCGGACCCGGCGGGCACGGTGACGATCGATCCGTGCCCGGCGGCCCTGCAGCTGGAGACCCCGGGTTCGGCGTGGCCGTTGCGCACCATCCCCTACAACGGCTCGGCCGTGATCCCCCGATCGGCCGCCCCGGCGGGCCGTCCCCGCGTATGCCTGACCTGGGGCGCCTCGTTCGGGGGCACCACGGGCAACCTGGACCCGGTCCGGGTGGCGCTGGCGGGGCTCCTCCGCTGCGGGGCCGAGGTGCTCGTCGCGGTGGCACGCGGCCAGCGGCCACTGCTGGGCGAGCTGCCCACCGGCGTCCGGGTGCTGGAATCGGTGCCGCTGCACACGATCCTGCCGGGCTGCGCCCTGGTCGTGCACCAGGGCGGCGCGGGCACGGCGCTCACGGCTGCGGCCTGCGGGGTGCCGCAGCTGGTGGTCCCGTTCAAGGGCGACCAGGTCACGCACGCCGGACGGGTGGCGGCCGCGGGCGCCGGCGTCCTGCTCCCGGCGGCGGAGCTCACCCCGGAGGCGGTGGCTTCGGCTGCTTTCGAGGTACTCGCGGATGCGGGTTACACCCGGCGGGCGGCGGAGATCGCGGCGGAGAACCGTTCGCGTCCCGCTCCGGCGGCGGTGGTGGCGCAGCTGGAGTTCCTGGTCGGGTGA
- a CDS encoding PEP/pyruvate-binding domain-containing protein encodes MTLTQPALVRSLDEPGLEVAEAGRKAARLAELRQAGFPVPPGLVLTVAAFEAGEFSAGVLAALRSVAGHFGDVPLAVRSSGVAEDGDEQSHAGQYETVLGVSGFDELVTAVRTCWESADAARLRQYRGRADRPGLAVLVQPLVPAVAAGVAFSADPVTGARGTVRVDAVPGLGDQLVSGRVVPDEWAVTDAPALVRGPHEVLTAEQAGRVADLARRVEADAGSPQDIEWAWAGDDVVLLQARPITALPAAGPEPVAIEFEVPPGFWLRGGYTLKPLSPMNTSTLIRAVNRTSSNLFTYAFGERVEVRNLGGWSYVRIVPLASVDAVRERARKVVEAGRADKHGEIVDRWYAEWLPGLRAALTGVRSVVLGELPGPELAAELDRRVELAYEAQRLHFLVGGVSSMVWGELGVVCRDLLGWDAAGILPMLTGLPGRAAEPARELTRLARLAAGDPGVLREPAGEFAEAFEAYLVEYGQRCLGADLAEPSLAEQPRLVLSLIRDRLDAGTDPEAAAAAAIAEREETVAAARARLSGADLARFDRVLARAQRAFPLRDDTGFEAHVAWAQVRYALREMAARLVSGGRLADVDDIFLLTLDEARAAFACGAAQHDLVSLRAGQQAWSQAHLGPQTYGEYRSGPDREAVLAELAPADRAVLEPMLWIDSVSELGAGHRAAAGDRLLRGTAASAGRYTGVVRVVISEREFAKLRPGDVLVCPETTPQWSVLFGGIGALITDTGGLLSHPSILAREHGIPAVVATGNATEVLRDGQLVTVDGTTGAVEVLDAS; translated from the coding sequence GTGACGCTCACCCAGCCCGCGCTCGTCCGCTCGCTGGACGAGCCCGGCCTCGAGGTGGCCGAGGCCGGGCGGAAGGCCGCCCGGCTGGCCGAGCTGCGGCAGGCCGGGTTCCCGGTGCCGCCGGGGCTGGTGCTCACCGTCGCCGCGTTCGAGGCGGGCGAGTTCTCGGCCGGTGTGCTGGCCGCGCTGCGGTCCGTGGCCGGCCACTTCGGCGACGTGCCGCTGGCGGTGCGGTCCTCGGGCGTCGCCGAGGACGGGGACGAGCAGTCCCACGCCGGGCAGTACGAAACGGTGCTCGGGGTGTCCGGGTTCGACGAGCTCGTCACGGCCGTGCGCACCTGCTGGGAGTCGGCCGACGCGGCCCGGCTGCGCCAGTACCGCGGCCGCGCGGACCGGCCGGGGCTGGCCGTGCTGGTCCAGCCCCTGGTTCCGGCCGTCGCCGCCGGGGTGGCGTTCAGCGCCGACCCGGTCACCGGCGCGCGGGGCACGGTTCGCGTCGACGCCGTGCCGGGGCTCGGCGACCAGCTGGTCTCCGGCCGGGTCGTGCCGGACGAATGGGCCGTCACGGACGCGCCCGCACTGGTCCGCGGGCCGCACGAGGTGCTGACCGCGGAGCAGGCCGGCCGCGTCGCGGACCTGGCGCGGCGGGTCGAGGCCGACGCCGGCTCGCCGCAGGACATCGAATGGGCGTGGGCCGGCGACGACGTGGTCCTGCTGCAGGCGCGCCCGATCACGGCGCTGCCCGCCGCGGGGCCGGAGCCGGTCGCGATCGAGTTCGAGGTGCCGCCGGGGTTCTGGCTCCGCGGCGGGTACACGCTCAAGCCGCTGTCACCCATGAACACCTCGACCTTGATCCGGGCGGTCAACCGGACCAGCTCGAACCTGTTCACCTACGCGTTCGGCGAGCGGGTCGAGGTGCGGAACCTCGGCGGCTGGTCCTACGTGCGGATCGTGCCGCTGGCCTCGGTGGACGCGGTGCGTGAGCGGGCGAGGAAGGTGGTCGAGGCCGGCCGGGCCGACAAGCACGGCGAGATCGTCGACCGGTGGTACGCCGAGTGGCTCCCGGGACTGCGCGCCGCCTTGACCGGAGTCCGGTCGGTGGTCCTCGGTGAGCTGCCGGGGCCGGAGCTGGCCGCGGAACTGGACCGGCGGGTCGAGCTGGCCTACGAGGCACAGCGGCTGCACTTCCTCGTCGGCGGCGTGTCCAGCATGGTCTGGGGCGAGCTCGGCGTCGTCTGCCGGGACCTGCTCGGCTGGGACGCCGCGGGAATCCTCCCGATGCTGACCGGACTCCCCGGCAGAGCGGCCGAGCCCGCGAGAGAGCTGACCCGCCTGGCCCGCCTCGCCGCGGGCGACCCCGGCGTGCTCCGGGAGCCGGCCGGCGAATTCGCCGAAGCGTTCGAGGCCTACCTCGTCGAGTACGGCCAGCGCTGTCTCGGCGCGGACCTCGCCGAGCCGTCGCTGGCGGAACAGCCGCGGCTGGTGCTGAGCCTGATCCGGGACCGGCTCGACGCGGGCACCGACCCGGAGGCCGCCGCGGCGGCGGCGATCGCCGAGCGCGAGGAGACCGTCGCGGCGGCTCGCGCCCGGCTGTCCGGAGCGGACCTCGCCCGGTTCGACCGCGTGCTGGCCCGCGCGCAACGCGCGTTCCCGCTGCGCGACGACACCGGGTTCGAGGCGCACGTCGCCTGGGCGCAGGTCCGGTACGCGCTGCGCGAAATGGCGGCCCGGCTGGTCTCGGGCGGACGGCTGGCCGACGTCGACGACATCTTCCTGCTCACCTTGGACGAAGCACGCGCCGCCTTCGCCTGCGGCGCGGCGCAGCACGATCTGGTGTCTCTGCGCGCCGGACAGCAGGCGTGGTCGCAGGCCCACCTCGGCCCGCAGACCTACGGCGAGTACCGGAGCGGGCCCGATCGGGAGGCGGTGCTGGCCGAGCTGGCCCCGGCCGATCGCGCGGTGCTGGAGCCGATGTTGTGGATCGACTCGGTGTCCGAGCTGGGTGCCGGGCACCGGGCGGCGGCGGGCGACCGGCTGCTGCGCGGGACGGCGGCGTCGGCGGGCCGGTACACCGGCGTCGTGCGGGTGGTGATCAGCGAGCGCGAGTTCGCGAAGCTGCGCCCCGGCGACGTGCTGGTCTGCCCGGAGACCACCCCGCAGTGGTCGGTGCTGTTCGGCGGCATCGGCGCACTGATCACCGACACCGGCGGGCTGCTCTCGCACCCGTCGATCCTCGCGCGCGAGCACGGCATCCCGGCCGTGGTGGCGACCGGCAACGCGACCGAGGTCCTGCGCGACGGCCAGCTGGTCACCGTGGACGGGACGACCGGCGCGGTCGAGGTCCTCGACGCGTCGTGA
- a CDS encoding NAD(P)-dependent oxidoreductase, with translation MDTKTIAVVGLGVMGSGMATSLLDHGYRVLVHNRTAAKAAPLLDRGAELAESVEAAVAGADRVLLSLADEPAVDAVLAAAGPALRAGLVVVDTSTVSAEYSRALTARLATAGVTRIEACVLGNPAQAAAGQLRVLAAGARPAVESAGDVLAAIGREVSYLGPAGNAATTKLVFNLLLGGQVAALAEAVNYGVAAGLDRDRLLAAIGTSGFSSKVLSFRAELMRSRRYEPAAFRSALMAKDLRLGTEAAAEAGVATPVLTAAALAYEAVVAAGSGDADAAVLIDTPAGAGHAAILTSTPGGPA, from the coding sequence ATGGACACCAAGACGATCGCCGTGGTCGGCCTCGGCGTGATGGGCTCGGGCATGGCCACGAGCCTGCTCGACCACGGGTACCGGGTGCTGGTGCACAACCGCACCGCCGCGAAGGCGGCGCCGCTGCTCGACCGCGGCGCCGAGCTCGCCGAGTCGGTCGAGGCCGCGGTGGCCGGCGCCGACCGCGTGCTGCTGAGCCTGGCCGACGAGCCGGCGGTGGACGCGGTGCTGGCCGCGGCCGGGCCCGCGCTCCGGGCCGGACTGGTCGTCGTCGACACGTCGACGGTTTCGGCGGAGTACTCACGGGCGCTGACCGCCCGGCTCGCGACCGCCGGAGTGACCCGGATCGAGGCGTGCGTGCTGGGCAACCCGGCCCAGGCCGCGGCCGGACAGCTCCGGGTGCTCGCCGCCGGAGCCCGCCCTGCCGTCGAGTCGGCGGGCGACGTGCTGGCGGCGATCGGCCGGGAGGTGTCCTACCTCGGCCCGGCCGGCAACGCGGCCACCACGAAGCTGGTGTTCAACCTCCTGCTGGGCGGCCAGGTCGCGGCGCTGGCCGAGGCCGTCAACTACGGCGTGGCGGCCGGGCTCGACCGCGACCGGTTGCTGGCCGCGATCGGAACCAGCGGCTTCAGCTCGAAGGTCCTGTCGTTCCGGGCGGAGCTGATGCGTTCGCGCCGGTACGAGCCGGCCGCGTTCCGGTCCGCGCTGATGGCCAAGGACCTGAGGCTGGGCACGGAGGCGGCGGCCGAAGCGGGCGTCGCCACGCCGGTGCTGACCGCGGCCGCGCTGGCGTACGAGGCCGTGGTCGCGGCCGGCTCGGGCGATGCCGATGCGGCGGTTCTCATCGACACCCCGGCCGGTGCAGGCCATGCCGCGATCCTCACCAGCACCCCGGGAGGTCCCGCGTGA
- a CDS encoding SchA/CurD-like domain-containing protein, protein MPYAAITYDIKPGFEEEIAGIFANFKRADSPIMRDESGTEVGRLLGTAVFIRDAQLVRFIHYEGDFSQIGRHMARQEGVHLVEEQLKPYLASERNTETPEGFRQHFAKSVMRCISQISVPPAAFAAS, encoded by the coding sequence ATGCCCTACGCGGCCATCACCTACGACATCAAACCCGGCTTCGAAGAAGAGATCGCCGGGATCTTCGCGAACTTCAAGCGGGCCGATTCGCCGATCATGCGCGACGAGAGCGGCACCGAGGTCGGCCGACTCCTCGGCACCGCGGTGTTCATCCGCGACGCGCAGCTGGTCCGGTTCATCCACTACGAAGGCGACTTCTCCCAGATCGGCCGGCACATGGCCCGTCAGGAAGGCGTGCACCTCGTCGAGGAGCAGCTGAAGCCGTACCTCGCTTCGGAGCGCAACACCGAGACACCCGAAGGCTTCCGGCAGCACTTCGCGAAGAGCGTGATGCGGTGCATCTCGCAGATCTCCGTGCCGCCGGCCGCGTTCGCCGCGAGCTGA
- a CDS encoding SDR family NAD(P)-dependent oxidoreductase produces MELGLKGKRALVTGGTRGIGRAVTLGLASAGATVVAVNRADNDAAESLRKELAELGGSVVHADVTDAAEVARLAETCRAELGGLDVLVNNAGVHGHTPLAELDPAEWTRLIDTDLTSMFLVTQACVPLLAEGASVVNVGASVAFRGMAGAAHYTAAKAGVVGLTRSLCKEFGGIRVNTIAPGVIDTGDELPPPVAQRVKRMTALGRLGTPEEVAGAVLFLASDLSTYVTGALLAVDGGM; encoded by the coding sequence TTGGAACTGGGATTGAAGGGCAAGCGGGCGCTCGTCACGGGCGGTACCCGCGGAATCGGCCGGGCCGTGACGCTCGGGCTGGCGTCGGCCGGCGCGACCGTGGTCGCGGTGAACCGGGCGGACAACGACGCCGCGGAGTCGCTGCGGAAGGAGCTGGCCGAGCTCGGCGGCAGTGTGGTGCACGCGGACGTGACCGACGCGGCCGAAGTGGCGCGCCTCGCGGAGACCTGCCGGGCCGAGCTGGGCGGGCTGGACGTGCTGGTCAACAACGCGGGGGTGCACGGGCACACGCCGCTGGCCGAGCTGGACCCGGCCGAGTGGACCCGGTTGATCGACACCGACCTGACGTCGATGTTCCTGGTCACCCAGGCGTGCGTGCCCCTGCTGGCCGAGGGCGCGAGCGTGGTCAACGTGGGTGCCTCGGTGGCGTTCCGCGGGATGGCGGGCGCGGCGCACTACACCGCGGCGAAAGCGGGCGTGGTCGGCCTGACCCGGTCGCTGTGCAAGGAGTTCGGCGGGATCAGGGTCAACACGATCGCGCCGGGCGTGATCGACACCGGCGACGAGCTTCCGCCGCCGGTCGCCCAGCGGGTCAAGCGGATGACCGCGCTGGGCCGGCTGGGCACCCCGGAAGAGGTCGCCGGCGCGGTGCTGTTCCTCGCGAGTGACCTGTCGACCTACGTCACCGGCGCGCTGCTCGCCGTCGACGGTGGAATGTAA
- a CDS encoding DUF1772 domain-containing protein: MVAVLEVLVLAGSGIAAGVLFCVALSVVPAFRGMEPEQYVAAHRLIGKNYDPVMPLTVLGTAVADAVLAIAGGSVLFGLAVVLLLGVSAVSHLANVPINRSVKTLETVPSTWDDPRPRWRNWNLLRTGLAITALLVNAIAVVATG; encoded by the coding sequence GTGGTTGCCGTGCTCGAGGTGCTCGTGCTCGCGGGCAGCGGGATCGCGGCCGGCGTGCTGTTCTGCGTGGCGCTCAGCGTGGTGCCCGCGTTCCGGGGGATGGAGCCCGAGCAGTACGTGGCCGCCCACCGGCTGATCGGGAAGAACTACGACCCGGTGATGCCGCTGACCGTGCTGGGGACCGCGGTGGCCGACGCCGTGCTGGCGATCGCCGGTGGGTCGGTCCTCTTCGGACTCGCGGTCGTGCTGCTGCTCGGCGTGTCCGCGGTTTCCCACCTGGCCAACGTGCCGATCAACCGGTCGGTCAAGACGCTCGAAACCGTTCCGTCCACTTGGGACGACCCGCGCCCGCGGTGGCGCAACTGGAACCTGCTGCGGACCGGTCTCGCGATCACCGCACTGCTGGTCAACGCGATCGCCGTGGTCGCGACCGGATAG